One Pseudomonas sp. MH9.2 DNA segment encodes these proteins:
- the gorA gene encoding glutathione-disulfide reductase, with protein MAYDFDLFVIGAGSGGVRAARFAAGFGARVAVAESRYLGGTCVNVGCVPKKLLVYGAHYSEDFEQAKGFGWSVGEARFDWPTLIANKDREIHRLNDIYRNLLVNSGVTLLEGHAKLRDPHQVEIGGQIYSAEHILIATGGWPQVPEFPGSELAITSQEAFFLKQLPKRIVVVGGGYIAVEFASIFNGLGAEVTQLYRGELFLRGFDGAVRTHLQQELTKRGIDLQFNSDIARIDKQDDGSLQLSLKDGRQLTADCVFYATGRRPMLDNLGLENTRIKLDKAGYIEVDERYQSSEPSILAIGDVIGGVQLTPVALAEGMAVARRLFKPEQYRPVDYTHIPTAVFSLPNIGTVGLSEEDARKAGHEVQIFESRFRPMKLSLTDNQERTLMKLVVDVKTDKVLGCHMVGPDAGEIIQGLAIALKAGATKQIFDETIGVHPTAAEEFVTLRTPVAS; from the coding sequence ATGGCCTACGACTTCGACCTTTTTGTGATTGGTGCCGGTTCCGGCGGTGTACGAGCGGCACGTTTTGCCGCCGGTTTTGGTGCGCGCGTAGCGGTTGCGGAAAGCCGATACCTGGGTGGTACCTGTGTCAACGTGGGTTGTGTGCCGAAAAAATTGCTGGTCTACGGCGCTCACTATTCTGAAGATTTTGAGCAAGCCAAAGGCTTTGGCTGGTCGGTCGGTGAGGCCAGGTTCGATTGGCCGACCTTGATTGCCAACAAAGACCGTGAAATCCACCGCCTTAATGACATCTATCGCAACCTGCTGGTTAACAGTGGCGTGACTCTGCTTGAGGGGCACGCCAAGCTGCGCGATCCGCATCAGGTTGAAATCGGCGGTCAGATTTACAGCGCCGAACACATTTTGATCGCGACCGGCGGCTGGCCACAGGTCCCGGAATTCCCTGGAAGCGAACTCGCGATTACCTCTCAGGAGGCTTTTTTCCTCAAACAGCTGCCAAAACGTATCGTAGTGGTTGGCGGTGGCTATATCGCCGTGGAGTTTGCGTCGATCTTCAACGGTCTTGGCGCTGAGGTCACTCAGCTGTATCGCGGCGAATTATTCCTGCGCGGTTTCGATGGTGCCGTTCGGACGCATCTGCAGCAAGAACTGACCAAGCGCGGCATTGATCTGCAATTCAATTCCGATATCGCGCGAATCGACAAACAAGACGACGGTAGTTTGCAGTTGTCGCTCAAGGACGGTCGTCAATTGACCGCCGACTGCGTGTTTTACGCCACCGGGCGGCGGCCGATGCTGGATAATCTGGGGCTGGAAAATACCCGGATCAAGCTCGACAAGGCTGGCTATATCGAAGTCGACGAGCGCTATCAAAGCAGCGAACCGTCGATTCTGGCGATTGGCGACGTCATCGGTGGGGTGCAGCTGACGCCAGTCGCGCTGGCCGAAGGCATGGCGGTTGCTCGGCGCCTGTTCAAGCCTGAGCAGTATCGTCCGGTTGACTACACTCATATTCCAACGGCGGTTTTCAGTCTGCCGAACATTGGTACCGTGGGCCTGAGCGAGGAAGATGCCAGGAAAGCAGGGCACGAGGTTCAGATTTTTGAAAGCCGTTTCCGCCCAATGAAGCTGTCGCTCACCGACAATCAGGAGCGCACGCTGATGAAGCTGGTGGTCGACGTCAAAACGGATAAGGTGCTCGGTTGCCACATGGTCGGGCCAGATGCCGGCGAAATCATCCAGGGCTTGGCCATCGCGTTGAAAGCCGGCGCCACCAAACAGATATTCGATGAAACCATTGGTGTACACCCGACGGCAGCCGAGGAATTTGTCACGTTGCGTACGCCCGTCGCCAGCTAA
- the ahpF gene encoding alkyl hydroperoxide reductase subunit F, which produces MLDATLKAQLKSYLERVTLPFEIVASLDDGAKSEEMLALLKDVVSLTPHITLLDSGTDARTPSFSLNRPGADISLRFAGIPMGHEFTSLVLALLQVGGHPSKASADVIEQIRSLKGEFNFETYFSQSCQNCPDVVQALNLMAVLNPGIRHVAIDGALFQAEVTDRQIMSVPSVYLNGELFGQGRMGLEEILAKIDTSAGDRQAEKLNAKDAFDVLIVGGGPAGAAAAVYAARKGIRTGVAAERFGGQVLDTMAIENFISVQHTEGPKLAVALEEHVKQYDVDIMNLQRADQLIPGKAGALHEVKFASGASLKSRTVILATGARWREMNVPGEQQYRNRGVAYCPHCDGPLFKGKRVAVIGGGNSGVEAAIDLAGVVSHVTLLEFDVQLRADAVLQRKLNSLPNVTVITSAQTTEVTGDGQKVNGLLYKNRQSGETLTIELEGIFVQIGLLPNTDWLKGTLELSPRGEIVVDSRGETSIPGIFAAGDVTTAPYKQIIIALGEGAKASLSAFDHLIRTSAPE; this is translated from the coding sequence ATGTTGGACGCCACTCTTAAAGCCCAGCTGAAGTCATACCTGGAGCGGGTTACCCTGCCGTTCGAGATCGTTGCATCCCTTGATGACGGCGCGAAATCCGAAGAAATGCTCGCGCTGCTCAAAGACGTCGTCAGTCTGACGCCGCACATCACCTTGCTCGACAGCGGGACTGATGCGCGCACGCCGTCGTTCTCGTTGAACCGCCCGGGAGCCGATATCAGCCTGCGCTTTGCCGGCATCCCAATGGGCCACGAATTCACCTCGCTGGTGTTGGCGCTGTTGCAAGTTGGCGGCCATCCGTCCAAAGCCAGCGCAGACGTTATCGAACAGATTCGCTCGCTCAAGGGCGAATTCAATTTTGAAACCTATTTTTCCCAGTCTTGCCAGAACTGCCCGGACGTCGTTCAAGCCTTGAACTTGATGGCCGTACTCAACCCTGGCATCCGTCACGTCGCCATCGACGGTGCATTGTTCCAGGCTGAAGTCACTGACCGGCAGATCATGTCCGTGCCGAGCGTTTACCTGAACGGTGAATTGTTTGGTCAGGGTCGCATGGGGCTGGAGGAAATTCTGGCCAAGATCGACACAAGCGCAGGTGATAGGCAAGCTGAAAAGCTCAATGCCAAAGACGCCTTTGATGTGCTGATAGTCGGTGGTGGCCCTGCCGGTGCGGCGGCTGCGGTCTACGCGGCACGCAAAGGCATTCGTACCGGTGTTGCGGCTGAGCGTTTTGGCGGTCAGGTGCTTGATACCATGGCCATCGAGAACTTCATCTCTGTTCAGCACACCGAGGGCCCTAAACTGGCCGTTGCGCTGGAAGAGCACGTCAAGCAATACGACGTCGACATTATGAACCTGCAGCGCGCGGATCAGCTGATTCCGGGCAAGGCCGGAGCGTTGCACGAAGTGAAGTTCGCCAGCGGCGCCTCGCTCAAATCCAGGACCGTTATTCTCGCGACTGGCGCAAGGTGGCGCGAAATGAACGTCCCCGGCGAGCAGCAATACCGCAACCGTGGCGTGGCGTACTGCCCACACTGCGATGGCCCGCTGTTCAAGGGTAAACGTGTCGCCGTGATTGGTGGTGGCAACTCGGGTGTAGAAGCAGCTATCGACCTGGCGGGTGTCGTCAGTCATGTCACCTTGCTGGAGTTTGATGTCCAGCTGCGCGCCGACGCAGTGTTGCAGCGCAAGCTCAACAGCCTGCCGAACGTCACGGTGATCACCAGCGCGCAGACCACGGAAGTGACGGGCGACGGCCAAAAGGTCAACGGCTTGCTCTACAAAAATCGCCAATCCGGCGAAACATTGACCATCGAGCTAGAAGGGATCTTCGTCCAGATCGGCTTGCTGCCTAACACTGACTGGCTCAAAGGCACCCTCGAGTTGTCACCGCGCGGCGAGATCGTTGTTGATTCACGTGGCGAAACCTCTATTCCCGGGATTTTCGCCGCCGGTGACGTCACCACCGCGCCCTACAAGCAGATCATCATCGCGCTGGGCGAAGGTGCCAAAGCATCGTTGAGTGCGTTCGATCACTTGATCCGTACTTCTGCACCGGAGTGA
- the nhaB gene encoding sodium/proton antiporter NhaB: MLRSLASAFAHNFLGHSPRWYKLCLLLFLVVNPLLLWVAGPVAAGWLLVGEFIFTLAMALKCYPLLPGGLLMIEALLMKMTSPQALYDELLHNFPVILLLMFMVAGIYFMKDLLLFLFSRLLLGVRSKSILALMFCFLSAFLSAFLDALTVTAVIISAGVGFYSVYHRVASGNNPREPIAFNDDQSLHTDHHADLDQFRSFLRSLLMHGAVGTALGGVCTLVGEPQNLLIGHEMGWNFSQFFLYVAPVSLPVLVAGLVTCVLLEKLGWFGYGALLPVSVRKVLADYAAQDNAERTNDQRAALIVQGLSALILIGGLAFHIAEVGLIGLLVIVLITAFTGITEDSRIGEAFKDAMPFTALLVTFFAVVAVIHDQQLFTPLIHWVLSLPPEQQPGMLFIANGLLSAISDNVFVATIYITEVKQAFISGHMSREHFEALAIAINTGTNLPSVATPNGQAAFLFLLTSAIAPLIRLSYGRMVWMALPYTVVMGLLGWYAVSYWL, encoded by the coding sequence ATGCTCCGCTCTTTGGCCAGCGCCTTCGCGCACAATTTTCTCGGACATTCACCGCGCTGGTACAAGCTTTGTCTGCTGCTGTTTTTGGTCGTCAACCCACTGTTACTGTGGGTGGCTGGCCCGGTTGCAGCAGGATGGCTGCTGGTGGGTGAGTTTATTTTCACCTTGGCGATGGCGCTCAAGTGTTACCCGCTGCTGCCCGGCGGGTTATTGATGATCGAAGCCTTGCTGATGAAGATGACCAGCCCGCAGGCACTGTATGACGAACTGCTGCACAATTTCCCGGTGATCCTGCTGTTGATGTTCATGGTCGCAGGCATCTACTTCATGAAAGACCTGTTGTTGTTCCTATTTTCCCGTCTCTTGCTCGGTGTGCGCTCGAAAAGCATCCTCGCGTTGATGTTTTGCTTCTTGTCAGCGTTTCTCTCGGCATTTCTGGATGCGCTGACCGTGACGGCAGTCATCATCAGCGCTGGGGTTGGCTTCTATTCGGTCTATCACCGGGTCGCCTCGGGCAACAATCCACGCGAACCGATTGCATTCAACGATGATCAGAGCCTGCACACCGATCACCATGCCGACTTGGACCAATTCCGCTCGTTCCTGCGCAGTTTGTTAATGCACGGCGCAGTCGGTACGGCACTCGGCGGTGTCTGCACCCTGGTTGGCGAGCCACAGAATCTATTGATCGGGCATGAAATGGGCTGGAATTTCAGCCAGTTTTTCCTGTATGTCGCACCTGTTTCACTGCCAGTGTTGGTGGCCGGACTCGTGACCTGTGTGTTGCTGGAAAAACTGGGCTGGTTCGGCTACGGCGCCTTGTTGCCCGTCAGCGTGCGCAAGGTGCTGGCTGACTACGCAGCTCAAGATAATGCCGAACGAACCAACGACCAACGCGCAGCCTTGATCGTGCAGGGGCTGTCAGCGCTGATTCTGATTGGCGGGCTGGCGTTCCATATCGCCGAAGTGGGACTGATCGGCCTGCTGGTAATTGTGCTGATCACGGCGTTTACCGGGATCACCGAAGACAGCCGCATCGGCGAGGCATTCAAGGATGCAATGCCCTTCACGGCCCTGCTCGTCACGTTCTTTGCTGTCGTCGCGGTGATTCACGATCAGCAACTGTTCACGCCGCTGATCCACTGGGTGCTGAGCCTGCCGCCCGAGCAACAGCCAGGCATGCTATTCATTGCCAATGGCCTGCTGTCGGCTATCAGCGATAACGTGTTCGTTGCCACCATTTACATCACCGAAGTGAAGCAGGCGTTTATTTCCGGGCACATGAGCCGTGAACACTTCGAGGCACTGGCTATTGCAATCAACACCGGGACCAACCTGCCCAGCGTTGCCACACCGAATGGTCAGGCAGCGTTTTTGTTTCTGCTGACTTCGGCGATTGCCCCCCTGATACGCCTGTCCTACGGGCGCATGGTCTGGATGGCCCTGCCCTACACCGTGGTCATGGGCCTTTTGGGTTGGTACGCGGTCAGCTATTGGTTGTAG
- a CDS encoding DUF1883 domain-containing protein: MKFVHQREHLNEDDIVVIECSQLCNIRLMNDANFRSFKNGGRHTYHGGAFDRFPAKIVAPSTGFWNITIDTAGRKVDTGGGRKPSFTHTIKIVRRSATRLS; the protein is encoded by the coding sequence ATGAAATTTGTACACCAGCGCGAGCATCTCAACGAAGACGACATCGTCGTCATTGAGTGTTCCCAGCTCTGCAATATCCGCTTGATGAATGACGCGAATTTCCGCAGTTTCAAGAACGGCGGCCGCCACACTTACCACGGCGGTGCTTTCGACAGATTCCCGGCGAAGATTGTGGCACCCAGCACCGGTTTCTGGAACATCACCATTGATACCGCGGGGCGAAAAGTCGATACGGGCGGTGGCCGCAAGCCGTCGTTCACTCACACCATCAAGATTGTTCGTCGTTCGGCAACCCGGCTGAGCTGA
- a CDS encoding glycoside hydrolase family 15 protein — MAALIEDYALLGNCRTAALVTKDGSLDWLCFPRFDAPACFAALLGDSDNGRWKISPKDPIKHTERHYREGTLILETLFETDTGRAMLIDFMPTETASNVVRIVVGLEGCVGFELDLSIRFDYGSSVPWVEMRDPHTLTAVAGPEMLVLRTPTALHALDHRTGSDFLVEAGQRKVFVLSHQASNHPVHTVIDGEKALKTTEQFWRKFSDRCPEVGQWSAQVKRSLITLKALTYEPTGGIVAAVTTSLPEQLGGERNWDYRYCWLRDATMTLLAFMNLGYYEEASAWREWLLRSVAGNPEQIQIMYGLGGERRLPEYELPWLGGYENSRPVRIGNAAATQMQLDVYGEVADAMTQASKGGLPRPPRSTAIIKVIMPFLENVWHLPDKGIWEIRSEPRHFTHSKVMAWVAFDRNAHFAAQVAETEEDHALARHCRAVADEIHADVCLNGFDPQLGSFVQTYGSTALDASLLQIALTGFLPANDPRVIGTVAAIEKALMQEGLLLRYDSDRTQDGVSGSEGTFLVCSFWLADVYVLLGRHAEARALFDRLCGLCNDVGLLAEQYDVLGKRMLGNFPQAFSHIGIINTALNLHRTACPAKARASGCAATTNS; from the coding sequence ATGGCCGCACTGATTGAAGACTATGCATTGCTCGGCAATTGCAGGACTGCTGCGCTAGTCACAAAGGACGGTTCGCTGGACTGGCTGTGCTTCCCTCGATTCGATGCGCCAGCCTGTTTCGCCGCTTTGCTGGGTGATAGCGATAACGGCCGCTGGAAAATCAGCCCGAAAGATCCGATCAAGCACACCGAAAGGCACTACCGCGAGGGCACGTTGATTCTCGAAACCTTGTTCGAGACCGACACCGGGCGCGCCATGCTGATCGACTTCATGCCCACGGAAACCGCCAGCAACGTGGTACGCATCGTGGTGGGACTGGAAGGGTGCGTGGGGTTCGAGCTGGACCTGTCCATACGTTTTGATTACGGCAGCAGTGTGCCGTGGGTTGAAATGCGCGATCCGCATACCCTGACGGCTGTTGCCGGGCCTGAAATGTTGGTGCTGCGCACGCCGACAGCATTGCATGCGCTGGATCACCGCACTGGCAGCGACTTTCTGGTCGAGGCTGGACAGCGCAAGGTGTTCGTCCTCAGTCATCAAGCGTCGAATCATCCAGTCCATACCGTTATCGACGGCGAAAAAGCGCTGAAAACAACTGAGCAATTCTGGCGGAAGTTTTCTGATCGATGCCCGGAGGTCGGCCAGTGGTCAGCTCAGGTCAAGCGTTCGCTGATCACCCTCAAAGCACTCACGTATGAGCCTACCGGCGGCATCGTCGCGGCGGTGACAACGTCACTGCCAGAGCAGTTGGGCGGAGAACGGAATTGGGATTACCGTTATTGCTGGCTGCGAGACGCAACAATGACCCTCCTGGCATTCATGAACCTGGGTTATTACGAAGAGGCCAGCGCATGGCGGGAATGGCTGTTGCGCTCCGTGGCCGGCAATCCGGAACAGATACAGATTATGTACGGCCTGGGCGGCGAACGGCGTCTGCCGGAATACGAGCTGCCTTGGCTCGGAGGCTACGAAAACTCACGTCCGGTGCGAATCGGCAACGCTGCGGCGACGCAAATGCAACTGGATGTGTATGGCGAGGTCGCCGATGCCATGACTCAGGCCAGTAAAGGTGGTTTGCCAAGGCCGCCACGCAGCACGGCCATCATCAAGGTGATCATGCCGTTTCTGGAAAATGTCTGGCACCTGCCTGACAAGGGCATATGGGAAATTCGTTCTGAGCCAAGGCACTTCACCCATTCCAAGGTCATGGCTTGGGTTGCCTTCGACCGCAACGCGCACTTCGCTGCCCAAGTGGCTGAAACCGAAGAGGACCACGCATTGGCGCGCCATTGCCGTGCGGTTGCCGATGAAATTCATGCGGACGTGTGCCTCAATGGCTTCGATCCGCAACTGGGCAGTTTTGTACAGACCTATGGTTCGACAGCGCTGGATGCCAGCCTGTTGCAGATCGCCTTGACCGGATTTTTGCCGGCAAATGACCCTCGGGTAATCGGCACCGTTGCCGCGATAGAAAAGGCCCTGATGCAAGAGGGTCTGCTGCTGCGCTACGACAGTGATCGGACGCAGGATGGGGTCTCCGGTAGCGAGGGGACCTTCCTGGTGTGTTCGTTCTGGCTTGCCGATGTATATGTGCTGCTGGGCCGTCATGCTGAGGCCCGCGCGTTGTTTGATCGATTGTGCGGCTTGTGCAATGACGTTGGGTTGCTGGCTGAGCAATATGACGTCTTGGGGAAGCGCATGCTCGGCAACTTCCCTCAGGCGTTCAGTCACATCGGCATTATCAACACGGCGCTGAACCTGCACCGCACGGCGTGCCCGGCCAAGGCACGAGCCAGCGGTTGTGCTGCTACAACCAATAGCTGA
- the alkB gene encoding DNA oxidative demethylase AlkB: MIRRERSVPATLDLFADDTLPAPCIEHIGPRSFVLRGFALSRGEHLLPALERVLSEAPFRHMVTPGGFTMSAALSNCGSLGWVTDRSGYRYTPIDPGSGNPWPGLPDVFMQLAQAAASKTGFAGFVPDVCLINRYAPGAKMSLHQDKNELDYEWPVVSVSLGIPAMFLFGGMARSDKAQRVPLFHGDVVVWGGEDRLRYHGVLPLKHAEHPLLGEQRINFTFRKAG, translated from the coding sequence ATGATTCGACGTGAGCGTTCGGTGCCTGCCACCCTTGACTTGTTCGCCGATGACACTCTGCCGGCGCCCTGCATTGAACACATCGGCCCGCGCTCGTTTGTCCTCAGGGGATTCGCTCTGTCGCGGGGCGAACACCTATTGCCTGCGCTGGAGCGTGTTCTCAGCGAGGCCCCTTTCAGGCATATGGTCACCCCTGGTGGTTTCACTATGTCGGCGGCCTTGAGCAATTGCGGCAGTCTCGGCTGGGTCACTGACCGCAGCGGCTACCGCTATACCCCAATCGATCCAGGCTCCGGCAACCCATGGCCAGGCTTGCCTGATGTGTTCATGCAACTGGCCCAGGCGGCGGCGAGCAAGACCGGATTTGCAGGCTTCGTGCCCGATGTCTGCCTGATCAACCGCTATGCACCTGGGGCAAAAATGTCCTTGCATCAGGACAAAAACGAACTCGACTATGAGTGGCCGGTCGTCTCGGTGTCCTTGGGCATCCCGGCCATGTTCTTGTTTGGCGGCATGGCGCGTAGCGACAAAGCCCAACGCGTCCCGCTGTTTCATGGCGACGTGGTGGTGTGGGGCGGAGAAGACCGACTGCGCTACCATGGCGTCTTGCCACTCAAACACGCTGAGCATCCGCTGCTGGGTGAACAGCGTATCAACTTTACCTTTCGCAAGGCCGGGTAA
- a CDS encoding site-specific integrase — MNNLDRYLSAAIRDNTRRSYRAAIEHFEVTWGGFLPATSDSVARYLVAYAGVLSINTLKLRLSALAQWHNSQGFVDPTKAPVVRKVFKGIRALHPAQEKQAEPLQLQQLEHVVAWLDQEAVQALADNNQPELLRCRRDAALILLGFWRGFRSDELCRLDIEHVQAVAGSGISLYLPRSKSDRDNLGKTYQTPALQRLCPVQAYIEWINCAALVRGPVFRAIDRWGNLGEEGLHANSIIPLLRQALERAGIPAEQYTSHSLRRGFATWAHRSGWDLKSLMSYVGWKDMKSALRYIEATPFMSMSGGAEAPVISSINKHLL, encoded by the coding sequence ATGAATAATCTCGATCGCTACTTATCAGCTGCGATCCGTGACAACACGCGGCGCAGCTACCGGGCGGCCATCGAGCATTTCGAAGTGACGTGGGGCGGGTTTCTGCCCGCGACCAGCGACAGCGTGGCGCGCTACCTGGTGGCGTATGCCGGCGTGCTGTCGATCAACACGCTGAAGTTGCGTTTGTCTGCATTGGCGCAATGGCACAACAGCCAAGGATTTGTAGACCCGACCAAAGCGCCCGTCGTACGAAAGGTGTTCAAGGGTATTCGCGCCCTGCATCCCGCTCAGGAGAAACAGGCTGAGCCACTGCAACTGCAACAGCTGGAACACGTGGTGGCGTGGCTCGATCAAGAAGCCGTACAGGCGCTGGCCGATAACAATCAGCCTGAGCTTTTGCGTTGTCGTCGCGATGCGGCGCTGATCCTGCTGGGATTCTGGCGAGGTTTTCGCAGCGACGAACTGTGTCGCCTGGACATCGAACATGTTCAAGCCGTCGCGGGCTCGGGGATCAGTCTGTACCTGCCACGCAGCAAAAGTGATCGGGACAATCTGGGCAAAACCTACCAGACTCCGGCACTTCAGCGTTTATGCCCGGTACAGGCCTACATCGAGTGGATCAATTGCGCAGCTCTGGTGCGCGGCCCGGTATTCAGAGCCATTGATCGCTGGGGCAATCTGGGCGAAGAGGGCTTGCACGCCAACAGCATCATTCCGTTGCTGCGTCAGGCGTTGGAGCGTGCGGGCATTCCCGCCGAGCAGTACACCAGTCACTCATTACGCCGGGGTTTTGCCACGTGGGCGCACCGCAGCGGTTGGGACCTGAAGTCGCTGATGAGCTATGTCGGCTGGAAAGACATGAAGTCGGCTTTGCGCTACATCGAAGCCACGCCATTCATGTCAATGAGTGGCGGCGCAGAGGCTCCAGTGATTTCTTCTATTAATAAACATCTCTTATAG
- the galU gene encoding UTP--glucose-1-phosphate uridylyltransferase GalU, translated as MIKKCLFPAAGYGTRFLPATKAMPKEMLPVVNKPLIQYGVEEALDAGLNEISIVTGRGKRALEDHFDISYELENQIKGTDKEKYLVGIRRLIDECSFSYTRQTEMKGLGHAILSGRPLIGNEAFAVVLADDLCVNLEGEGVLAQMVKLHKHYGCSIIAIQEVDPQETNKYGVIAGDEIKDGLYRVTNMVEKPAPEDAPSNLAIIGRYILTPDIFKLIEETPPGKGGEIQITDALMKQAEQGNVLAYKFKGKRFDCGGAEGYIEATNFCFEHFYKKGS; from the coding sequence ATGATCAAGAAATGCTTGTTCCCAGCAGCCGGTTACGGCACTCGCTTTCTGCCAGCGACAAAAGCCATGCCCAAGGAAATGCTGCCGGTGGTCAACAAGCCACTGATCCAATACGGCGTGGAAGAAGCACTTGATGCAGGTCTGAATGAAATCTCCATCGTCACGGGTCGTGGCAAACGAGCTCTGGAAGACCACTTTGACATCAGCTATGAGCTGGAAAACCAGATCAAGGGTACCGACAAGGAAAAATACCTGGTCGGTATTCGTCGCCTGATCGACGAATGCAGCTTCTCCTACACGCGCCAGACCGAAATGAAAGGCCTAGGCCACGCAATCCTCAGTGGTCGCCCTTTGATCGGCAACGAAGCGTTTGCTGTCGTACTGGCCGATGACCTGTGTGTGAACCTTGAAGGTGAGGGCGTTCTGGCTCAGATGGTCAAGCTGCATAAGCACTATGGCTGCTCGATCATTGCGATTCAGGAAGTCGATCCACAGGAAACCAACAAGTATGGTGTGATCGCTGGTGATGAAATCAAGGACGGTCTCTACCGCGTCACTAACATGGTAGAAAAGCCGGCTCCTGAGGACGCACCGTCCAATCTCGCGATTATCGGCCGCTATATCCTGACCCCTGACATCTTCAAATTGATCGAAGAGACTCCGCCGGGCAAAGGCGGTGAAATCCAGATCACCGACGCCCTGATGAAACAGGCCGAGCAAGGCAACGTGCTGGCCTACAAGTTCAAGGGCAAGCGTTTTGACTGCGGTGGCGCTGAAGGCTACATCGAAGCGACCAACTTCTGCTTCGAGCACTTCTACAAGAAGGGCAGCTAA
- the ahpC gene encoding alkyl hydroperoxide reductase subunit C yields the protein MPIINSQVKPFKATAFANNAFVDVSEADLKGKWSVVFFYPADFTFVCPTELGDLADNYAEFKKLGVEIYGVSTDTHFAHKAWHDTSEVISKVQFPLIGDPTHVISRNFDVLIEEAGLADRGTFVINPEGQIKIVELNDGGVGRDASELLRKVKAAQYVAAHPGEVCPAKWKEGEATLAPSLDLVGKI from the coding sequence ATGCCTATCATCAACAGCCAAGTCAAGCCATTCAAAGCCACTGCGTTCGCCAACAACGCATTCGTCGACGTCTCTGAAGCCGACCTGAAAGGCAAATGGTCTGTCGTATTCTTCTACCCAGCTGACTTCACCTTCGTTTGCCCTACCGAACTGGGCGATCTGGCTGATAACTATGCTGAGTTCAAGAAACTGGGCGTTGAAATCTACGGCGTGTCGACTGACACCCATTTCGCTCACAAAGCTTGGCACGACACGTCCGAGGTGATCAGCAAAGTCCAGTTCCCATTGATCGGCGACCCGACTCACGTGATCTCGCGTAACTTTGATGTGCTGATCGAAGAAGCAGGTCTGGCTGACCGTGGCACCTTCGTGATCAACCCTGAAGGTCAGATCAAAATCGTTGAACTCAACGATGGTGGCGTAGGCCGTGATGCTTCCGAGCTGCTGCGCAAGGTCAAAGCTGCTCAGTACGTTGCTGCTCACCCAGGCGAAGTTTGCCCTGCCAAATGGAAAGAAGGCGAAGCCACTCTGGCCCCGTCTCTTGATCTGGTCGGCAAGATCTAA
- a CDS encoding DNA-binding protein — protein sequence MARGGVNKAVVQMARTALLARGEHPSIDAVRIEMGNTGSKTTIHRYLKELDETDARSNAPQAEIGDELTELVSRLAQRLQEQAQALVDQAQNAFTAKQDELRQELMAAQHQLSELQIQFTAQSDDLRVQNAALDATRQLLHTEQTTTARLFQAHQDLELRVQDKEGQIRSLEEKHLHARDALEHYRNSVKEQREQEQRRHEGQLQQVQMELRQAQQSAMMRQDEITQLNRDNERLLAETRSTLRELSARQEQLNKATNQSARLSEQYQHTHTQCALLQERLSAAQSESDLLKQVLTEQQQSNQTLQLELIKAELALENLRTSHSAINEVSETPTPQL from the coding sequence ATGGCACGCGGCGGTGTAAACAAGGCAGTCGTTCAAATGGCACGCACCGCGCTGCTTGCCCGCGGCGAGCACCCGAGCATCGACGCAGTACGTATCGAAATGGGTAACACCGGCTCGAAGACGACCATTCACCGTTATTTGAAGGAATTGGACGAAACTGATGCCCGCAGCAATGCGCCACAGGCCGAGATCGGGGACGAGTTGACTGAGCTGGTGAGTCGACTGGCGCAGCGATTACAGGAACAGGCGCAAGCGCTTGTCGACCAGGCGCAAAACGCCTTTACAGCTAAACAGGATGAACTGCGACAGGAATTGATGGCAGCACAGCACCAGCTGAGCGAGCTACAAATCCAGTTCACCGCCCAAAGCGATGATCTTCGCGTACAAAACGCAGCGCTGGACGCCACTCGCCAGTTGCTGCATACCGAGCAAACAACTACCGCCCGCCTCTTTCAAGCCCATCAGGATCTTGAGCTTCGCGTGCAGGACAAGGAGGGACAAATACGGTCGCTGGAGGAAAAACACCTGCATGCGCGTGACGCTCTTGAGCACTATCGCAACTCAGTCAAGGAACAGCGTGAGCAGGAACAGCGTCGTCACGAGGGGCAGTTGCAACAGGTGCAGATGGAGCTGCGTCAGGCACAACAAAGCGCGATGATGCGCCAGGATGAGATCACCCAACTGAACCGTGACAATGAGCGCTTGCTGGCCGAAACCCGCAGCACCCTGCGCGAGCTGAGCGCGCGGCAAGAGCAATTGAATAAGGCGACGAACCAATCGGCACGTCTGAGCGAGCAGTACCAACACACGCACACTCAATGCGCATTACTGCAAGAACGCCTGAGTGCAGCACAGAGCGAAAGTGATCTGCTAAAACAGGTTCTGACCGAGCAACAACAGTCAAACCAAACACTTCAGCTCGAGTTGATCAAGGCTGAGTTAGCCCTGGAAAACCTGCGCACATCTCATTCAGCTATCAACGAAGTGTCCGAAACACCAACACCGCAACTGTAA